Proteins from a single region of Pseudomonas sp. BSw22131:
- a CDS encoding cell division protein FtsQ/DivIB, translating into MQGVSLRHQPPAPGRKPVPRGASRMVAKEPLSVRLPKANFGFLKFLFWPVLLVVLGFGTYEGALRLLPYADRPISKINVQGDLSYISQQAVQQRIAPYVATSFFSIDLAGMRTELEQMPWIAHAEVRRVWPDQVVIRLEEQLPVARWGEEALLNNQGQAFTPRELANYEHLPQLFGPQRAQQQVMQQYQNLSQMLRPMGFSIARLELRERGSWFLTTGAGASGPGIELLLGRDHLVEKMRRFIVIYDKTLKEQITNIARVDLRYNNGLAVGWREQATAPTTDKPAVAKN; encoded by the coding sequence ATGCAAGGTGTGTCGCTACGTCATCAGCCACCTGCTCCCGGCCGCAAGCCAGTGCCCCGTGGCGCAAGCCGAATGGTCGCCAAAGAGCCATTGTCGGTGCGTCTGCCGAAGGCGAACTTTGGTTTCCTGAAGTTTCTATTCTGGCCCGTCCTGCTGGTCGTGCTTGGGTTCGGCACCTACGAAGGTGCACTTCGCCTGCTGCCTTACGCCGATCGTCCGATTTCCAAGATCAACGTACAGGGCGACCTGAGTTACATCAGCCAGCAAGCGGTGCAGCAGCGCATTGCGCCGTATGTCGCCACCAGCTTTTTCTCAATTGATCTGGCCGGTATGCGCACCGAGCTTGAGCAGATGCCATGGATTGCCCACGCCGAAGTGCGTCGCGTCTGGCCTGATCAAGTGGTGATACGCCTCGAAGAACAGCTGCCGGTGGCCCGCTGGGGTGAGGAGGCTTTGTTGAATAACCAGGGCCAGGCGTTCACCCCGCGCGAACTGGCCAACTACGAACACCTTCCCCAGTTGTTCGGGCCTCAACGGGCTCAACAGCAGGTGATGCAGCAATACCAGAACCTGAGCCAGATGTTGCGCCCCATGGGCTTCTCCATCGCTCGACTGGAATTGCGTGAGCGGGGCAGTTGGTTTTTGACCACTGGTGCAGGTGCCTCAGGCCCGGGTATCGAGTTGTTGCTCGGCCGTGACCACCTGGTGGAAAAAATGCGCCGCTTCATCGTCATTTACGACAAGACGCTCAAAGAACAGATCACGAACATTGCGCGTGTTGACCTGCGTTACAACAACGGCCTTGCCGTCGGTTGGCGTGAACAGGCCACAGCGCCAACGACGGACAAACCCGCCGTCGCGAAGAATTGA